GTTTCATCAAACAGAGATTTTTGTTCCTTAGGTGTGAGCAGTGCCCACTGTCCCGGTTTTAGTGAGCCCAGTTTAATGCCGTTTATAGCGACACGTTTAAGTTTAGCCACAGGGTGTCTGAGCTGTTGAAGCATTCTCCTTATCTGCCTTTTTCTGCCCTCAAAGAGGGTTATCTCGACCCATGTGTTTGTCTCCGTGTCAGTGTCCTTCAGTCTTCTGACCTCGGAAGGGGCTGTCATACCATCCTCAAGCATGACGCCTTTACGTAGTTTTTCTATTGCGGCATCCGAAATCTCCCCTTTAACTTTTACGTGGTATCTTTTAGGGATTTTCTTAGAAGGGTGGAGCACCCTGTGGGTAAGCTCACCGTCATTAGTCAGCAGCAGCAGTCCCTCGGAGTCATAATCCAACCGCCCAACGGGATATACTCTTGAGCCTATACCCTCGATAAATTTAAGGATTGTACGACGTCCCTCGGGGTCCTCAAGGGTTGTCATCACCTGCCGCGGCTTATAAAATTTTGCGTAAATCTTATCCTCTGCAGAACCGGCATGTAAGAGCTTACCGTCAACCTTTATGTGGTCATGCGAGATGTCCGCCTTATCGCCTAATTTTACTACTCTGCCGTTTAGAGTAACACGGCCCTCTTCAATCATTTCCTCTGCTTTTCTCCGTGAGGTTATACCCAAGGA
The Nitrospirae bacterium YQR-1 DNA segment above includes these coding regions:
- a CDS encoding rRNA pseudouridine synthase, giving the protein MEERIQKIIASLGITSRRKAEEMIEEGRVTLNGRVVKLGDKADISHDHIKVDGKLLHAGSAEDKIYAKFYKPRQVMTTLEDPEGRRTILKFIEGIGSRVYPVGRLDYDSEGLLLLTNDGELTHRVLHPSKKIPKRYHVKVKGEISDAAIEKLRKGVMLEDGMTAPSEVRRLKDTDTETNTWVEITLFEGRKRQIRRMLQQLRHPVAKLKRVAINGIKLGSLKPGQWALLTPKEQKSLFDETMTIDKPAEVSSPVERPKRQRDRTYSFNKTEKLKERNLSFDKTDKPGERTSYFDKTDKPKTKPYPSNRTDKLKTRTSSSFDRAGVAGKSKNIDNKYGPDTGSKPKKPKMTFVKVDSLDAGKRRGGRSRHVQD